The genomic window GAGAGGGGAACCCGGAACGCTGGAGTCGTACTTCCACGCTGGCTCGCTCGCTTTCCCCGACTCAGAGGTAGCACGCATCAAGGCCATCGCTGCCAAGGTGCCCACGCTCGCCGACGTGTACCTCGACCGCCCGGCGCTGCTGGGGGACCTCCTGCCCGCCGTCGCCACGCTCATGGTCGACTTCGGAGCCAGCGACGAAGCCCTCGTCCGTGTGCTCTTCGGTGAAGCAGCACCCCTCGGACGTCTGCCCTTCGACATCCCCTCGTCCCAGGAAGCGATCCTCGTCAGCCGCCCGGACGTGCCCTTCGACACCGCGAACCCGCTTTACCCCCACGGGCACGGACTCACCATCTGAGACCTGAGGTGACGATCGCAGGTCGACCAGTCTGAGTGACCACGAAGCCCCCGGCTGACGCCGGGGGCTTCGCTCGTTCCCGACAGCCGTGAGAGGGCAGGAGAAGGGCTCCCGGCAGTAGCCGGGGGCCTCGTTCATTCCCGACAGCCGTAAGGGGGCAAGAAGAAGGCCCCCGGCAGCAGCCGGGGGCCTTCTTCGTCAGTTCTAGGGACGCTCTTCATCCAAGGTGGTGCCGTCACCCCCTGCCGCGTCCACGGCCGTGCTCGCCTCACGCTCCGCGATTCGTTGCGCCCTCGTCTTGGTGTTGAGAGGCAGGTTCGGCAGAGCGATGATCGCCAGGAGGCTGAGCAGCGCCAACGGAACCGATGCCAGGAAGACGCTGGCTGCTCCGGAGGCGTAGGCGGCCTCGACAGCGGTACGCACTGCGTCCGGAAGCGTCGCAGGGTCTGGCAGCGCGGCCAGGTCTACGTCAGGTGTGGCTACGCCCGCTCCGCGAAGTGCCGCCGACGACTCTTCGAAGACTGCGCTGCTGCGCGCGCTCAGGAGCGCGCCCAGGACCGTGACGCCGATGGTTCCCCCGAGCGTCCTGAAGAAGGCGACACCCGCACTGGTCACGCCCATGTGGGAGACATCAGCGGCGTTCTCGGCGACGAGGACGAGGTTCTGCATGACGATGCCGATCCCGAGCCCCACGGCCGCCTGGTAGAGCCAGAGCAGCGGCATCGCGGTCGTCGCATCGATGGTCGCCAGCCCTCCCAGGCCGATGGCCAAGAGGGCAGAACCCGTGATCATCCAGGGTTTCCACCTGCCGGAGCGGCTGACGAGGGCCCCGATGACGGTCGAAGAGATCACGACGGCGATGAGCTGCGGCAGCACGAGCAAGCCGGCCTCGGTGGGTGAGGCCGACCTCGACAGCTGGAGGTACTGACTGACGAAGACCGATGTCCCGTACACCGCTACCCCGACGGAGAGGCTCGCCACGACGGTCAGGACGAAGGTTCGGTTCTGGAACAGCGCCG from Frigoribacterium sp. PvP032 includes these protein-coding regions:
- a CDS encoding MFS transporter; protein product: MTTAVVETERTPVLRTLIGLLMALLVALLASSIVSTSLPSIVRDVGGSQATFTWAVTGTLLAITVSTPLWGKLSDLLNRKILIQVALTIFIVGACLVGAAPAEGVLISGRVLQGIGAGGLMALVQIVMADIISPRERGKYMGLFGAVMTLGTAGGPLVGGLVTDAVGWRWNFYGSVPIALAALVIIQLTLHLPTTTRKARIDVAGAVVISGAVSLLLIWITLAGESFPWLSVPSLLLAGGTLVLIAAAIFVERRAAEPIIPPALFQNRTFVLTVVASLSVGVAVYGTSVFVSQYLQLSRSASPTEAGLLVLPQLIAVVISSTVIGALVSRSGRWKPWMITGSALLAIGLGGLATIDATTAMPLLWLYQAAVGLGIGIVMQNLVLVAENAADVSHMGVTSAGVAFFRTLGGTIGVTVLGALLSARSSAVFEESSAALRGAGVATPDVDLAALPDPATLPDAVRTAVEAAYASGAASVFLASVPLALLSLLAIIALPNLPLNTKTRAQRIAEREASTAVDAAGGDGTTLDEERP